One Halosegnis longus DNA window includes the following coding sequences:
- a CDS encoding transglutaminase TgpA family protein produces MSGRATTEGGGRELGRSILTIACVVAVVLAAGLAPLLLGSGLSGSVFGRALPIPTPGGAPTGGAGANAAQSAASAAGGLGALNPTETTGIGGSLAGENSSNPYQELGTETHFTVDSDASTYWRTGAYDEYAGDSWSQTAPPTAYDPPIQPPALPGEEIQYRVRLRQSAQAVPTGWQPQSVEFSARNPQLQSQSLALRASRSLQPGTVYAGRSIVPERDPSVLLATSRAYPDDIAERYTQLPESTRSDLEPFVNRLTPDTENPYETAVAIEQWLEANKEYSLNTTAPSGDIASQFISEMERGYCEYFATAMTAALRADDIPARYVVGYTSGEKTGETSYTVRGMNAHAWVEVYFEGVGWVKFDPTPGDERLAAEAGEVSGEYTVEESGSPGEEITRNAEEETATETPIPVTTTVTESPDGSTTRTPTETSTEPTATATPTPTPTSTPTPTSTPTPTPTDGPEYNVSLNRSAVPGATVEVTVVRVAPEGQQWIDDTSSVPVPDTTVLFNGETVGTTNADGVVVATIPYTRELTITIQPPDRLTADRIPPPDDRQYAVEPPTQPDGETTTIPTEGDLNITLAGRIRTNATVTLVATIGSVPVRNATVARDGEQVTTTDDRGRTSLRLPTTPGNVTYTVSRGEFSGNATLDLAPLRVDVSPSLPLALPFSTATANVTLGGSGVGGVPVTVGETTITTGPDGFATARLPLAASATVTARQFGQSVSTTVAGLYRNLAIALVPLALLIGGLVVARRRIDTSARAVLAGGYRLVTLFVHGVVGVAVAAVTRVYTSVQTIITELRALIDRQDPPQVVLRRLLARLRSWVSQQETRLRQVAARETPVGAGGGMQATVTDSRRTLRENWDRFVAHTSVRTPSTRTPGEIAEHAIHTDGLPPDAVRTLRDAFRGVEYGRLDPDAERASVTEALDAVETHLADDESAENGGGA; encoded by the coding sequence ATGAGTGGCCGCGCGACGACCGAGGGTGGGGGACGCGAACTCGGCCGGTCGATACTCACAATCGCCTGCGTCGTCGCCGTCGTCCTCGCCGCGGGCCTCGCGCCGCTGCTGCTCGGGAGCGGGCTGTCCGGGTCGGTGTTCGGACGCGCTCTCCCGATACCGACGCCCGGCGGCGCACCGACAGGTGGGGCTGGTGCGAACGCGGCCCAGTCGGCCGCCAGCGCAGCAGGGGGACTTGGCGCGCTGAATCCGACCGAGACCACCGGAATCGGCGGCTCACTCGCCGGCGAGAACAGTTCGAACCCGTACCAAGAGCTGGGGACGGAGACGCACTTCACCGTCGACAGCGACGCGAGCACCTACTGGCGAACCGGGGCCTACGACGAGTACGCCGGCGACTCGTGGAGCCAGACCGCGCCGCCGACGGCGTACGACCCGCCGATACAGCCGCCGGCGCTGCCGGGCGAGGAGATTCAGTACCGGGTCCGACTCCGCCAGTCGGCACAGGCGGTGCCGACGGGCTGGCAGCCGCAGTCGGTCGAGTTCTCGGCACGGAACCCACAACTGCAGTCGCAGTCGCTCGCGCTCCGGGCGAGTCGGTCACTCCAGCCGGGAACCGTCTACGCGGGCCGGTCAATCGTTCCCGAGCGCGACCCGTCCGTCCTCTTGGCCACCAGTCGCGCGTACCCCGACGACATCGCGGAGCGGTACACCCAACTGCCGGAATCGACACGGAGCGACCTCGAACCCTTCGTGAACCGGCTGACGCCGGACACCGAGAACCCCTACGAGACGGCCGTCGCCATCGAGCAGTGGCTCGAAGCAAACAAGGAGTACTCGCTGAACACGACCGCCCCCTCCGGCGACATCGCCTCGCAGTTCATCTCCGAGATGGAGCGAGGCTACTGCGAGTACTTCGCGACCGCGATGACGGCCGCGTTGCGTGCCGACGATATTCCGGCGCGGTACGTCGTCGGCTACACGAGCGGCGAGAAGACCGGCGAGACGAGCTACACCGTCCGCGGGATGAACGCCCACGCGTGGGTCGAGGTGTACTTCGAGGGGGTCGGCTGGGTGAAGTTCGATCCGACGCCGGGCGACGAGCGACTCGCCGCCGAGGCCGGCGAGGTGTCGGGCGAGTACACCGTCGAGGAGTCAGGCAGCCCGGGCGAGGAGATTACGCGCAACGCAGAGGAGGAGACAGCGACCGAGACGCCGATTCCAGTCACGACGACGGTGACGGAGTCGCCTGACGGGAGTACGACGAGAACGCCTACCGAGACGAGCACGGAGCCCACTGCAACAGCGACACCAACACCGACGCCGACCTCCACGCCGACGCCCACATCGACCCCGACGCCGACACCCACTGACGGTCCCGAGTACAACGTGAGCCTGAATCGCAGCGCCGTCCCCGGCGCGACGGTCGAGGTCACGGTCGTGCGAGTCGCGCCCGAGGGCCAACAGTGGATCGACGACACGTCGAGCGTGCCGGTTCCGGACACGACCGTCCTGTTCAACGGTGAGACGGTCGGGACGACCAACGCCGACGGGGTCGTCGTCGCGACCATCCCGTACACGCGGGAACTGACCATTACCATCCAGCCGCCCGACAGACTCACCGCCGACCGGATTCCGCCCCCCGACGACCGCCAGTACGCCGTCGAACCGCCGACGCAGCCGGACGGCGAGACGACGACCATCCCGACGGAAGGCGACCTGAACATCACCCTCGCGGGGCGGATACGTACGAACGCGACGGTGACGCTCGTCGCGACCATCGGCTCCGTCCCCGTCCGGAATGCGACCGTCGCGCGCGACGGGGAGCAGGTGACCACGACCGACGACCGGGGCCGAACCAGTCTCCGACTCCCGACGACCCCCGGAAACGTCACCTACACGGTCTCGCGGGGTGAGTTCTCCGGCAACGCGACCCTCGACCTCGCGCCGTTGCGCGTCGACGTGTCGCCGTCGCTCCCGCTCGCGCTCCCGTTCTCGACGGCGACGGCCAACGTCACGCTCGGCGGGTCCGGGGTCGGCGGCGTCCCGGTGACGGTCGGCGAGACGACCATCACGACCGGGCCGGACGGCTTCGCGACCGCACGGCTCCCGCTCGCCGCGAGCGCGACCGTCACCGCCCGGCAGTTCGGGCAGTCGGTTTCGACGACCGTCGCGGGTCTCTACCGGAATCTCGCTATCGCGCTCGTCCCGCTCGCGCTACTCATCGGCGGACTCGTCGTCGCTCGCCGACGTATCGACACCTCCGCGCGTGCCGTGCTCGCGGGAGGCTACCGGCTCGTGACGCTCTTCGTCCACGGTGTCGTCGGGGTCGCCGTCGCCGCCGTGACGCGCGTGTACACGTCGGTCCAGACGATTATAACCGAACTCCGGGCGCTCATCGACCGACAGGACCCGCCGCAGGTCGTGCTCCGGCGACTGCTCGCCCGTCTCCGGTCGTGGGTGAGCCAACAGGAGACGCGGCTCCGGCAGGTCGCGGCGCGCGAGACGCCCGTCGGTGCAGGCGGGGGGATGCAGGCGACCGTCACCGACTCCCGCCGGACCCTCCGGGAGAACTGGGACCGGTTCGTCGCACACACCTCGGTCCGGACGCCCAGCACCCGGACGCCGGGTGAGATTGCCGAGCACGCGATTCACACCGACGGTCTCCCGCCAGACGCCGTCCGCACCCTCCGTGACGCCTTCCGGGGGGTCGAGTACGGGCGACTCGACCCCGATGCCGAGCGCGCGTCGGTGACCGAGGCGCTCGACGCCGTCGAGACGCACCTCGCCGACGATGAATCCGCCGAGAACGGAGGTGGCGCGTAG
- a CDS encoding sulfite exporter TauE/SafE family protein: MSPDAASVQKSFLKYQHVFVLTAPVLFILGVYTLAPTTGSGAGYWLEYWWLFPFFLLGATVVNTVGISGSALFVPFLIFVYPILASGSLSPSAWGAVSLTPETLVKVGLISESFGLSSSAVAFVQYGLVDRKLALALVGGGVPFVVGGALLSFIIPEPIFHLLLGIALIAASYLLFTADLGHGSEAENEEEDAVAADGGDADSNLPNDAGKLGPAGVETDTEGNVTRVDKTGDDYQYTRGGYLRRFANYAVGGTFQGLAGFGIGELGIVSMLSTKVPVRVAIGTNHIVVALTAVLASVVHVFGGGLVPGGHSIDLAATPWNMVVFTVPATVIGGQIAPYVSNALEVDTIKTGVGWLFAVISLALFGMAAGSFI, translated from the coding sequence ATGAGTCCGGACGCCGCCAGCGTCCAGAAGTCGTTCCTGAAGTATCAACACGTCTTCGTGTTGACCGCACCGGTGTTGTTCATCCTCGGCGTGTACACGCTCGCGCCGACCACTGGGTCGGGCGCGGGCTACTGGCTCGAGTACTGGTGGCTGTTCCCCTTCTTCCTGCTCGGGGCGACCGTCGTCAACACGGTCGGCATCTCCGGGTCGGCGCTGTTCGTCCCGTTTCTCATCTTCGTGTATCCGATACTCGCGTCGGGGAGTCTCAGCCCGTCGGCGTGGGGAGCCGTCTCGCTGACGCCGGAGACGCTCGTGAAGGTCGGTCTCATCAGTGAGTCGTTCGGCCTCTCGTCGTCGGCCGTCGCGTTCGTCCAGTACGGGCTCGTCGACCGAAAGCTCGCGCTCGCGCTCGTCGGCGGCGGAGTTCCGTTCGTCGTCGGGGGCGCACTGCTGTCGTTCATCATCCCCGAGCCGATTTTCCATCTGTTGCTCGGTATCGCGCTCATCGCGGCCTCGTATCTCCTCTTCACTGCGGACCTCGGCCACGGGAGCGAGGCGGAAAACGAGGAAGAAGACGCGGTCGCCGCAGACGGCGGTGACGCCGACAGCAATCTTCCCAACGACGCCGGCAAACTCGGGCCGGCGGGCGTCGAGACCGACACCGAGGGGAACGTCACCCGCGTCGACAAGACGGGCGACGATTACCAGTACACGCGCGGCGGCTACCTCCGTCGGTTCGCCAACTACGCGGTCGGCGGCACCTTCCAAGGGCTGGCCGGCTTCGGTATCGGCGAACTCGGCATCGTCTCGATGCTCTCGACGAAGGTGCCCGTCCGAGTCGCCATCGGCACGAACCACATCGTCGTCGCGCTGACGGCCGTGCTCGCGTCGGTGGTCCACGTCTTCGGCGGCGGTCTCGTCCCCGGCGGTCACTCCATCGACCTCGCCGCGACCCCGTGGAACATGGTCGTGTTCACGGTGCCGGCGACGGTCATCGGCGGGCAAATCGCGCCGTACGTCTCGAACGCACTCGAAGTGGACACCATCAAGACGGGCGTCGGCTGGCTGTTCGCCGTCATCTCGCTCGCGCTGTTCGGCATGGCCGCCGGGAGTTTCATCTGA
- a CDS encoding SLC13 family permease, with amino-acid sequence MGFVFALILFALVAFATEPVPIDITALSVLVALLLAEPVSLALVDAGLLDAQLRVIDTAEGLSGFASSATITVLAMFILSAGVQKTGVVQLLGAKLADLTGGSESKQLSAIIGTVTPLSGLINNTAAVAILLPMVTDLAHEGGNSPSKLLLPLSYASMFGGTLTLIGTSTNVLASELAVPYLGEPFSMFEFTALGVIVAIAGTIYLMTLGRWLTPARIPPEDDLTAEFELRDYLTEAIVREDSPLVGEQIGETLRETEFDVDVIQLIRGDEVFLEPFGAKTIQAGDVFALRTDRDTLVELLDAEGLDLADVTVDEAELELAESTQNLIEVVVAPGSFLVGESLTSANFRTRYNATVLAVRRGGDLVRRRLDNVRFRVGDTLLVQATGDSVDRLANNPDFIVAGEVERPDFRESKIPVAVALVLGVVAVAALTPIPIVVAALAGALGMVLTGCLDPGEVYDAVQWDVIILLAGVIPLGITMQNTGGAAFIAEGVVLASAGLPPLAVLGLLYLVTATLTNIISNNAAVVLMIPVAATVATEVGGDVFAFILAVTFAASTAFMTPVGYQTNLFVYGPGGYRFTDYLRVGTPLQLLFAVVTTLGIAGLYGVT; translated from the coding sequence ATGGGGTTCGTCTTCGCGCTCATCCTCTTTGCGCTGGTCGCGTTCGCGACCGAGCCGGTCCCCATCGACATCACGGCGCTGTCGGTACTCGTCGCGCTCCTGCTCGCGGAACCGGTGTCGCTCGCGCTCGTCGACGCCGGCCTGCTTGACGCGCAGTTGCGCGTCATCGACACCGCGGAGGGGCTGTCCGGCTTCGCGTCCTCCGCGACGATTACCGTCCTCGCGATGTTCATCCTCTCTGCGGGCGTCCAGAAGACCGGCGTCGTCCAACTGCTCGGGGCGAAGCTGGCCGACCTGACCGGCGGCTCCGAGTCCAAGCAGCTGAGTGCGATTATCGGCACCGTGACGCCGCTGTCGGGGCTCATCAACAACACCGCCGCCGTCGCCATCCTCCTCCCGATGGTGACCGACCTCGCCCACGAGGGTGGAAACTCTCCGTCGAAGCTGCTGCTTCCGCTGTCGTACGCCTCGATGTTCGGCGGAACCCTCACGCTCATCGGCACCTCGACGAACGTGCTCGCGTCCGAGCTTGCGGTCCCGTATCTGGGCGAGCCGTTCTCGATGTTCGAGTTCACGGCGCTGGGTGTCATCGTCGCCATCGCCGGCACCATCTATCTCATGACGCTCGGCCGGTGGCTCACGCCGGCGCGGATTCCGCCCGAGGACGACCTGACCGCGGAGTTCGAGCTTCGCGACTACCTGACCGAGGCAATCGTCCGGGAGGACTCCCCGCTCGTCGGCGAGCAGATCGGCGAGACGCTGCGGGAGACGGAGTTCGACGTCGACGTGATTCAGCTGATTCGCGGCGACGAGGTGTTCTTAGAGCCGTTCGGCGCGAAGACGATTCAGGCCGGCGACGTGTTCGCGCTCCGAACCGACCGTGACACGCTCGTGGAACTGCTCGACGCCGAGGGGTTGGACCTCGCGGACGTGACCGTCGACGAGGCGGAACTCGAGCTGGCGGAGTCGACACAGAACCTCATCGAGGTCGTCGTCGCCCCCGGCTCGTTTCTCGTCGGCGAGTCGCTCACCTCGGCGAACTTCCGGACGCGGTACAACGCGACCGTCCTCGCCGTGCGACGTGGGGGTGACCTCGTCCGCCGGCGACTCGACAACGTCCGGTTCCGGGTCGGCGACACGCTGCTCGTGCAGGCGACCGGCGACTCAGTCGACCGGCTCGCGAACAACCCCGACTTCATCGTCGCCGGCGAGGTGGAGCGACCGGATTTCCGCGAGTCGAAGATTCCGGTCGCCGTCGCGCTCGTGCTCGGCGTCGTCGCGGTCGCGGCGCTCACGCCGATTCCCATCGTCGTCGCCGCGCTCGCGGGCGCGCTCGGGATGGTGCTCACCGGCTGTCTCGACCCGGGCGAGGTGTACGACGCCGTCCAGTGGGACGTGATTATCCTGCTTGCCGGAGTCATCCCGCTTGGCATCACAATGCAGAACACCGGCGGGGCGGCGTTCATCGCCGAAGGGGTCGTGCTGGCGTCTGCCGGTCTCCCGCCGCTCGCGGTGCTCGGGCTGTTGTATCTCGTCACCGCCACTCTGACGAATATCATCTCGAACAACGCCGCGGTCGTGTTGATGATTCCCGTGGCCGCGACGGTCGCGACGGAGGTCGGCGGCGACGTGTTCGCGTTCATCCTCGCGGTGACGTTCGCGGCCTCGACGGCGTTCATGACGCCCGTCGGCTACCAGACGAACCTGTTCGTCTACGGTCCTGGCGGCTACCGATTCACCGACTATCTGCGCGTCGGCACGCCGCTGCAACTGCTGTTCGCCGTCGTGACGACGCTCGGAATCGCCGGGCTGTACGGCGTCACCTGA
- a CDS encoding universal stress protein — MYETILLPVDGSDAATAALDHAGELAVTYGATVHVLAVADTRNRFESPSSGLAADAWVESQHESAEAAIDAAVDALPDDIDIERVEKEGVPEATILEYVGDHGVDLVVMGTHGRTGLDHYLIGSVTEDIVRKSEAPVLTVRLSE; from the coding sequence ATGTACGAGACCATCCTGCTGCCCGTCGACGGGAGCGACGCCGCGACGGCCGCCCTCGACCACGCGGGCGAACTCGCCGTGACCTACGGCGCGACGGTCCACGTGCTGGCGGTCGCGGACACGCGCAACCGCTTCGAGAGTCCGAGCAGCGGACTCGCCGCAGACGCGTGGGTTGAATCACAACATGAAAGCGCCGAGGCGGCTATCGACGCAGCCGTCGACGCACTCCCCGACGACATCGACATCGAGCGCGTCGAGAAAGAGGGTGTTCCGGAGGCGACGATTCTGGAGTACGTCGGTGACCACGGCGTCGACCTCGTGGTGATGGGAACCCACGGTCGTACCGGCTTGGACCACTATCTCATCGGCAGCGTGACGGAGGACATCGTCCGGAAATCCGAAGCTCCGGTGTTGACGGTCCGGCTCTCCGAGTAG
- a CDS encoding DUF7269 family protein → MALSRLQQLFGGLFVLLTVAVGVATLAPNAVLQFPPARQAIDAAANVDPKLLGVGVSIGLGLVLAAILLFTSPPTDADPTFDQYREAPPEVATVERHDRVGAGFDTTLDRLDDDPAKLRARLRPIAVDHVRAASDGDPEQAVAAGTWTDNRPAAVFLGSEVSPTLFERLRRWLDSESEYRRRVEATVSAIDALGEGEP, encoded by the coding sequence GTGGCACTCTCACGGCTCCAGCAGCTGTTCGGCGGGCTGTTCGTGCTGCTCACCGTCGCCGTCGGCGTGGCGACGCTCGCACCGAACGCGGTGCTTCAGTTCCCGCCGGCGAGACAGGCAATCGACGCGGCAGCCAACGTCGACCCGAAGCTGTTGGGTGTCGGGGTGAGCATCGGACTCGGACTCGTGCTCGCCGCGATACTGCTGTTCACGTCCCCGCCGACTGACGCCGACCCGACGTTCGACCAGTATCGCGAGGCCCCGCCGGAGGTCGCGACCGTCGAGCGACACGACCGCGTGGGTGCGGGCTTCGACACGACGCTCGACAGACTCGACGACGACCCGGCCAAACTGCGGGCTCGGCTCCGCCCCATCGCGGTCGACCACGTCCGGGCCGCGAGCGACGGCGACCCCGAACAGGCCGTTGCAGCGGGAACGTGGACCGACAACCGTCCCGCGGCCGTCTTCCTCGGGAGCGAGGTGTCGCCGACGCTGTTCGAGCGACTCCGCCGGTGGCTCGACTCCGAAAGCGAGTACCGCCGCCGGGTCGAGGCGACCGTCAGTGCCATCGACGCGCTCGGGGAGGGTGAGCCGTGA
- a CDS encoding AAA family ATPase, whose amino-acid sequence MEIAAATQRSRDVLTEVGSAVIADEAFLETIMAGVVAGGHVLLEDVPGTGKTLTARSFAEALGLSFRRIQFTPDLLPSDITGSTVYDESTAGFTFQQGPVFANVVLADEINRAPPKTQAALLEAMGEGQVTVDRETYDLPDPFFVIATQNPVEQEGTFRLPEAQRDRFMFKTSVGYPDADGERTILDMRAERTASTPSASTVLDEQAVAGLKTAVESIEMEGVLRDYIVSLARATREEKHVRVGVSPRGIQRAFEAARAMALLDGREYVVPDDIKRIAQPTFAHRLVLTTEASVEGVEPSDIVARVLDRVEVPPT is encoded by the coding sequence ATGGAAATCGCCGCCGCCACACAGCGCAGCCGTGACGTGTTGACGGAGGTCGGCTCCGCCGTCATCGCCGACGAGGCGTTCCTCGAAACCATCATGGCCGGCGTGGTCGCCGGCGGCCACGTGCTGCTGGAGGACGTTCCCGGCACCGGGAAGACGCTCACCGCCCGGAGCTTCGCGGAGGCGCTCGGGCTCTCGTTCCGCCGTATCCAGTTCACCCCCGACCTGCTTCCCTCTGATATCACCGGCTCCACGGTGTACGACGAGTCGACCGCGGGGTTCACCTTCCAGCAGGGACCCGTCTTCGCGAACGTCGTCCTCGCCGACGAGATCAACCGCGCACCGCCGAAGACGCAGGCCGCGCTGCTGGAGGCGATGGGCGAAGGACAGGTGACGGTCGACCGGGAGACGTACGACCTGCCGGACCCCTTCTTCGTCATCGCGACGCAGAATCCCGTCGAGCAGGAGGGAACTTTCCGGCTGCCGGAGGCACAGCGCGACCGCTTCATGTTCAAGACCTCGGTCGGCTACCCCGACGCCGACGGCGAGCGAACCATCCTCGACATGCGGGCAGAGCGCACCGCCTCGACCCCGAGCGCATCGACCGTTCTCGACGAGCAGGCGGTCGCTGGGCTGAAGACGGCCGTCGAGTCAATCGAGATGGAGGGCGTCCTCCGCGATTACATCGTCTCGCTCGCGCGGGCGACCCGGGAGGAGAAACACGTCCGGGTGGGTGTCTCGCCCCGCGGCATCCAGCGCGCCTTCGAGGCGGCCCGCGCGATGGCACTGCTCGACGGTCGCGAGTACGTCGTCCCGGACGACATCAAGCGAATCGCACAGCCCACCTTCGCCCACCGGCTCGTGTTGACGACCGAGGCGAGCGTCGAGGGCGTTGAGCCGAGCGACATCGTGGCGCGCGTCCTCGACCGCGTCGAGGTGCCGCCGACCTGA
- a CDS encoding DUF58 domain-containing protein, producing MTRALALGGTLFLLAVGLLLAAPTALLAAVVPLAYLLATELSAVPRTDLRVSRAVEPSNPAPGERATVTVSVTNEGDSPVADLRFVDPVPEPLTVVDGSPRGAVTLRPESTATISYEFIAKRGRYEYDPVDVRVRSSLGDDEETLQVTAAGATELVCRGVTAPPESDVTQLRVGTLGTDDSGNGLEFRSVREYQHGDPVNRIDWRQYAKTGELATVEYREERSLRVLLLLDCRPPTRQVPEPGYPTGTETVAYAGRLLYDALTDAGHTVGAAALGLPESVLTAESRDGISWADETTPRDPTAVFEQAEEASDHAGSARRLTDTHQKRLLARIEPNTHVILCSPLADEWPVEFASRLNAHGHQTTVITPEHASRATTGGTVAALERETRIQTLRRAGIETVNWSRDQPLRASLDQSLQQVVGR from the coding sequence GTGACCCGCGCGCTCGCACTCGGCGGTACCCTGTTTCTGCTCGCGGTCGGACTCCTGCTTGCCGCGCCGACTGCGCTGCTCGCTGCCGTGGTTCCGCTCGCGTATCTGCTCGCGACCGAACTCAGCGCCGTCCCGCGCACCGACCTCCGGGTGAGCCGCGCCGTCGAACCGAGCAACCCCGCGCCCGGCGAGCGCGCCACGGTCACCGTCTCCGTCACGAACGAGGGGGACTCGCCGGTCGCGGACCTCCGCTTCGTCGACCCGGTGCCGGAGCCGCTGACCGTCGTCGACGGCTCCCCCCGCGGCGCGGTCACGCTCCGGCCGGAGTCGACCGCCACAATCAGCTACGAGTTCATCGCCAAGCGCGGCCGCTACGAGTACGACCCCGTCGACGTGCGAGTCCGGAGTTCGCTGGGCGACGACGAGGAGACGCTGCAGGTGACCGCCGCCGGCGCGACCGAACTCGTCTGTCGGGGCGTGACGGCTCCCCCGGAGTCGGACGTGACTCAACTTCGCGTCGGGACACTCGGTACCGACGACTCCGGCAACGGGCTGGAGTTCCGCTCCGTCCGGGAGTACCAACACGGCGACCCCGTCAACCGCATCGACTGGCGACAGTACGCCAAGACCGGCGAGTTGGCGACAGTCGAGTACCGCGAGGAGCGCTCGCTGCGCGTCCTCCTGCTACTCGACTGTCGGCCGCCGACGCGACAGGTGCCGGAACCGGGTTATCCGACCGGAACCGAGACGGTCGCGTACGCCGGCCGACTGCTGTACGACGCCCTGACTGATGCCGGTCACACGGTCGGGGCGGCCGCGCTCGGTCTCCCCGAGTCGGTGCTCACGGCCGAATCGCGCGACGGGATTTCGTGGGCGGACGAGACGACGCCCCGCGACCCGACTGCCGTCTTCGAGCAGGCGGAGGAGGCGAGCGACCACGCGGGGAGCGCGCGCCGACTGACCGACACCCACCAGAAACGGCTGCTCGCCCGCATCGAGCCGAACACGCACGTCATCCTCTGTTCGCCCCTCGCCGACGAGTGGCCGGTCGAGTTCGCGAGCCGGCTCAACGCCCACGGCCACCAGACCACCGTCATCACGCCCGAGCACGCGAGCCGGGCGACGACGGGTGGGACGGTCGCGGCACTGGAACGCGAGACGCGGATCCAGACGCTCCGGCGGGCGGGCATCGAGACGGTGAACTGGAGCCGCGACCAGCCGCTCCGGGCGAGTCTCGACCAGTCGCTCCAGCAGGTGGTCGGCCGATGA